The Streptomyces sp. A2-16 sequence TGCGCATCACGGGCCCGAGGAGACGGGACCGGTCCACGTGCTTGGCCATGCGCACGACGGCGGCGGCACCGCGCCGGCCGACCGTCGGGCTCGCCGCGCCCTCTTCCTGCAGCCACCGGACCGCGGCATGGCTGACGAACCGCTCGGGATGTGCCCCGGTGAAGACGACGGCACGGATGCTCGGATCGCGGTCGACCCGGGTCACCAGCTTGTCCAGCTGACGGGCGATGTCGAGGCCGAACAACTGGTGCGGGCCGCCGTCGACCCGGACGACGAGGACGGCTCCGCGGTCCTCGATCTCCAGATGACCCTTGTCTTTGTATGGCATGGATTCTGCTCCCGTGCTGGGTTCATGGGGGAGTGCAAAGCGAGTGAGGGAGGGGCTGCCGACGCCAGGAATCCGGGACAATGCGTGAAGCCCGTCCGGGGAGCGCACCCGTGTCCAAAACGGCACGTCACTCGAGATGTGTACTATTGCCGTGATGAGTTAGATAACCAAGTTATTTCAAGAGTGTCAATGGTGGAGGCGCGAGAGGCATGGCAGGGCGGCCGAAGCTCGATGACGCACCGGAGCGGCTCGTGCGAGCCGCTGTCGGCCTGCTGGCCGAACAGGGGCCGTCGGCCATCAAGGCGCGTACGGTGGCATCCGCGAGCGGGCTGTCGACGATGGTCGTCTACGGCCACTTCGGTGGGATCCCCGAACTGATGCGCGCCGTTGCCGACCACGGCTTCAGGGAACTCGCCGCGGCGTTCGCCCAGGTGCCGGTGACGGATGATCCGATCGCGGATCTCTTCGCCATGGCATTGACCTGCCGCCGAGTGGCCCGCGAGAACCCTCACCTGTACGACCTGATGTTCGGCCTGTCCACTCGTGCGACGTACCGGCCGCTGACGGACGCGGACCTTCGCTTGAGCGGACATTCGCCGGCCTTCCGGGATGCCCACGTCCATATCACTGCGGCATGTCGACGGCTCGTGGACTCCGGCAGGGCCGAGCGGCAGGAACCTGAAGTCGTAGCCGCCCAGTTGTGGAGTCTGGTCCACGGGTACATCACCCTTGAGCTGGCCGAGCACTTCGGCGAGTTCGAGGACCCCGTGACGCAGGTGATGCTGCCGATGGGCGTGAACTTCTCTGTCGGTCTGGGCGACGAGCGGGAACGGGCCGAAGCCTCG is a genomic window containing:
- a CDS encoding TetR/AcrR family transcriptional regulator; translated protein: MAGRPKLDDAPERLVRAAVGLLAEQGPSAIKARTVASASGLSTMVVYGHFGGIPELMRAVADHGFRELAAAFAQVPVTDDPIADLFAMALTCRRVARENPHLYDLMFGLSTRATYRPLTDADLRLSGHSPAFRDAHVHITAACRRLVDSGRAERQEPEVVAAQLWSLVHGYITLELAEHFGEFEDPVTQVMLPMGVNFSVGLGDERERAEASHEAGVRLYDSIVQGL